The Acidobacteriota bacterium genome contains the following window.
TGGGCCAGGCCATATTGCTTGACGCCGCCGACGATGCCGACGATCTCGCGGAAGACTTCAGGCCCTTGCGTTACGTGGATGCGTTGGCCGATTGGATCCTGATCGGGAAAGTATCTCTTTGCCATCTCCTCATTGATGACCGCTACTCTCGGCGCGTCCTTTTTGTCTTGCTCGGTGAACACGCGCCCCCTCATCAGTGGAATACCCATCGCCTTGAAGTAGTCAGGCGTAACCGCATAGTAGTTCGTGCTGGGGTCTTCGCCCGGAGCGTCAGGCGGCCGGCCTTGAATCTTGAAGCCGAGCAGATAGTCGCCCTGAATCGGAAGCGACTGACTCGCTCCAACTGCTACAACGCCGGGAAGCGCGGAAATTTTTTCGATCAACTGGGTGAAGAAAGCGGAACGCTGATCGTTCTGCGTGTACTTCCTCCCCGGCAACGACACGGTTACCGCCAGTGCGTTGCTGGGATTGAACCCTGGATTGACTTGCTGCAACCGATAGAAGCTGCGAATCAGCAAACCTGCGCCAACCAGCAGGAGAAGGGCGAGAGCAACTTCAGTAACCACCAGCGCCCCGCGAACGCGATGGTGCCCTCCTGTAGTGCCGCGCCCGCCTTCCTTGAGCGTCTCATTGAGATTCGGGTTGGACGCTTGCAGAGCCGGGACCAGTCCAAAGATCACGCCTGTCAGCAAGGTTACGAGCAAGGTAAAGCCAAGCACCCCAGCATCGAGCGTGACATCTTTCACACGCGGCAGGTCTTGCGGAGCGAGCGCGAGCAGCGAACCGATGCCCCACTTCGCGAGCAGCAATCCCACAGCTCCACCTGCCAGCGCCAGCAGAACGCTCTCCGTTAGAAGCTGCCGAGCCACGCGCCAGCGGCTGGCGCCCAGCGCCGCGCGAATCGCAATCTCTTTTTGCCGCACCGTTGAGCGAGCCAGCAGCAGGTTAGCCACATTGGCGCAGGCGATCAGCAACACCAGCGCGACTGCGCCCAGCAGCACGAGCAGCGCCGGCTTGATATCGCGCACGTCGTACTCTTGCATTGGGAAAACACTTATCCCCCAACCGGCATTGGTATCTTGATATTGCTCGGCCAAACGCTCCGCGATAGCGTTCATGTCAGTGCGCGCCTGCTCTGCGGTCGCGCCAGGCTTCAGGCGCCCGATCACAGAAAGGAAGTGCGAGCCGTGTGCTTGAGCGTCTCTGGCCGTGAAAGCTACAGGCGCCCACAGATCTGTTTCACGGTCGGGGAATCCGAAGCCCGCCGGCATGACGCCGATGACCGTGAAGCTGATTCCGCTGAGCGTTATCGTCTGGCCGAGGACGTTTGGATCAGCCGCGAATCGCCGCTTCCACAGACCGTTGCTAAGAATGACCACGTTCTCGCGGCCCGGTTGATCCTCTTCCTCGAGAAACGTGCGCCCGAGCGCCGGGATTGCGCCAAGCATTTCAAACAGGCCCGCTGAAACGCGCGCGCCGCGAAGCCGCTCCGGTTCCGCTCCTTCGCCAACCAGATTGTAAGCAGCGCCATTGATCGCAACGAGCTTCTCGAAAACCGTGTTCTGCTTCTGCCAATCGAGGAAGTTTCCAGGCGAGACACTAAACTCGGGAAACTGCGGCGGCTTTTTCTCCCTCACGACCATCAGCCGATCAGGGTCTTCGTACGGAATTGGACGCAGCAGAACAGTATTCACCACGCTGAAGATTGCGGCGTTGGCTCCGATGCCCAGAGCAAGCGCGATAACCGCCACAACTGCAAAACCGGGGTTCTTCAAAAGCATCCGAATGCCGTAGCGCAAGTCCTGCAATAACGTTTCCATTAGACCTCCGAGTTCAGTTTCAGGGTTCCGGTTCAGAGTTCCAGGTTCCGGGTTCGTAGTCCCGCCTTCAGGCGGAAGGTTGTCTAACTAGCTTCTACCAACGCGGCTACGAACTTCCGCCTGAAGGCGGGACTACGAACCCGGAACCCCGAACCCGGAACCACGAACCTATTCGTATCTTAGAGCGACCATCGGATCGACTTTCGTAGCCCTGCGAGCCGGCACATAACAAGCCAGCAGCGCAACGCACGTCAACAACAACGCAAGCAGCGCGAACGTTGCCGGATCGGTGGCGCTCATACCGAACAACAGACTCGCCATCAACCTGGTCAAGACGAATGCCGCGCCCAGACCGATTCCGACTCCGAGCAGCGCCAGCCTCATCCCCTTCTTCAGCACAAGACTGAGGATGTCGCGCCGCGGCGCGCCCAAAGCCAATCGCACACCAATCTCCGGAGTGTGCTGCACGACGAAATAAGCCAGCACGCCATAAATCCCCAACGTGGCCAGCAGCAGAGCAACGGCGGCAAAGATCACCAGCAGAGTCATGCCCAACCGCCGCATCGCAGTCTCCTGGCCAAGCACTTCATCCATCGTCCGAATGTTCGAGACAGGTTGATCAGGATCGATCGCGTGAATCGCCTCACGCACGGCTGCGGCAAGGCTCAACGGATCAACCGCCGTGCGCACGGCCAAATCGCGCGGCGCGTAGAACTGGTGATCCGGAATTTGACGCTGAGGCAAATACATCTCGGCCTTGACCGGCTCGTCGATTCCCATTTGCCGCACGTCGCCGGCGATGCCGGCGATAGTTATCCACGGCCTCTTAGTTTCCGGGCCG
Protein-coding sequences here:
- a CDS encoding ABC transporter permease, with translation METLLQDLRYGIRMLLKNPGFAVVAVIALALGIGANAAIFSVVNTVLLRPIPYEDPDRLMVVREKKPPQFPEFSVSPGNFLDWQKQNTVFEKLVAINGAAYNLVGEGAEPERLRGARVSAGLFEMLGAIPALGRTFLEEEDQPGRENVVILSNGLWKRRFAADPNVLGQTITLSGISFTVIGVMPAGFGFPDRETDLWAPVAFTARDAQAHGSHFLSVIGRLKPGATAEQARTDMNAIAERLAEQYQDTNAGWGISVFPMQEYDVRDIKPALLVLLGAVALVLLIACANVANLLLARSTVRQKEIAIRAALGASRWRVARQLLTESVLLALAGGAVGLLLAKWGIGSLLALAPQDLPRVKDVTLDAGVLGFTLLVTLLTGVIFGLVPALQASNPNLNETLKEGGRGTTGGHHRVRGALVVTEVALALLLLVGAGLLIRSFYRLQQVNPGFNPSNALAVTVSLPGRKYTQNDQRSAFFTQLIEKISALPGVVAVGASQSLPIQGDYLLGFKIQGRPPDAPGEDPSTNYYAVTPDYFKAMGIPLMRGRVFTEQDKKDAPRVAVINEEMAKRYFPDQDPIGQRIHVTQGPEVFREIVGIVGGVKQYGLAQPTTLQTYEPYLQMPFSGMTLVVRAEGNLAPLGAAIRGEVLAIDKEQPVSRIRPLEQLVSESVARQRFSMLLLGIFAAVALILSIVGLYGVMSYSVTQRTHEIGIRAALGAQQSDVLKLVVGQGMILALTGVGIGLAAAFALTRLMATLLFGIGATDPLTFVVIPAVLTGVALAACFVPARRATKVDPIIALRYE